In Mycolicibacterium nivoides, the DNA window GCGATGGCTTCCGTCGAGAGATGTTCGGTGGAGCGGAACTGGCGAGGCGCGCCGACGGGCGCATCGCTCTGCGAGGCGAACTGCGCAGGCAACCAGGAGAATGCCCGACGGAACACATGTCCCGGGTCGACCATCGCCCAGCTCCTCTCGCCACGACCAAATGTCCTGACCCGAATGTAGCGCGACCGGGCGCGCTGAACACCAACCACCGCTAGGCGGATTTGGCGGTTTCCGGCGAGTTCTTCGCCAGGTACTCGCGCAACGCCTGCCGACCGCGGTGAATGCGGCTGCGCACGGTGCCGAGCTTCACGCCCAACGTGGCGCCGATTTCTTCGTAGGACAGACCCTCGATGTCACACAGGACCACCGCGGCGCGGAATTCCGGGGCCAGCGAGTCCAGGGCGGCCTGGAGATCGGCTCCCAGCCGCGAGTCGTGGTAGATCTGCTCGGGGTTCGGGTCATCGGCCGGCACCCGGTCGTAGTCCTCGGGCAGCGCTTCCATGCGGATGCGGCCACGGCGGCGGACCATGTCCAGGAACAGGTTGGTGGTGATGCGGTGCAACCACCCCTCGAAGGTTCCCGGCTGGTAGTTCTGCACCGAGCGGAACACCCGGATGAAGGTCTCCTGCGTCAGGTCCTCGGCATCGTGCTGGTTACCCGAGAGGCGATAGGCCAGACGGTAGACGCGGTCCGCGTGTTGGCGCACCAGTTCGTCCCATGACGGCATCGCGGCCTGGTCGCCGGTGGCGTCGAATACCGCCGTACCGGTCAGTTCATCGGACGGCTCGACCCATTCACCGGTGGTGAACTGCTCCAGATGTGCCATGGTCACCGGGGCGGCCTGGGCGGCCGGGTTCGAGGTAACAGCGTTCGCGCTCGTCGGATCCTCCTGATCACAGATTTCACTCATCCCAACACGACTGATCACTTCGTTATTCCGATTGCTGTCCTGGTTGTGCTGGGCAGTGCGCCAGCGGGCGCCGTGTTCCATGCGGATACCGTTCCTGATCCCGGTGAGGCAGAGGTATGAGCAATCTGAACTTTCCCTGAGAATGCCGACGATACGTCCGGTTACCTGCCCGAACCAGCGAATTTCCGGTGGTGATAACCGCCACCCACGGGCGTGTCGCGACAGCGCCCACGGGGTCTGGCCTACGCTGCGGGCATGGTCAGCTCCAACCCCGGTCGCGCCGAGGCGATCGTCACGCATGCCGAACGGTCGATCTCCGAGGACGAGATCGTCGCGGCTGCGCGTGAGCGGGCCGAAGAACTCGGCGCAGGTGCGGTCACTCCGGCCGTGGGAGCGCTGCTGAGCGTCCTCGCGCGGCTCACCGGGGGCCGGGCGGTGGTCGAGGTCGGCACCGGGGCCGGTGTGAGCGGGTTGTGGCTGTTGTCCGGCATGAGCGACGACGGCGTACTGACCACGATCGACGTCGAACCCGAGCATCAGCGCATCGCCAAGCAGGGTTTCACCGAGGCCGGCGTCGGCCCCGGACGGACCCGGCTGATCAGCGGGCGCGCCCAGGAGGTACTGACCCGCCTGGCCGACGCGTCCTACGACCTGGTGTTCATCGACGCCGAACCGATCGACCAGCCGCAGTTCGTGGCCGAAGGGGTGCGCCTGCTGCGTTCCGGCGGTGCGATCGTGCTGCACCGGGCCGCGCTGGGCGGCCGGGCCGGCGACGCCTCGGCCAACGACGCCGAGGTCAGCGCCGTGCGTGAAGCGGCCCGGCTCATCGCCGAGGACGAGCGTCTCACCCCGGTGCTGATCCCGTTGGGCGATGGCCTGCTGGCCGCCGCTCGCGACTGACTTTCCCCGCCCCTTCCGGCCTCACCCCTCGACTGCGGGGTGAGGCCGAATTTCTCTTCTTTACGGATTCCTGACGCGCCACCCCTTGACCGCGGACTGAACGCATGTTTAGCGTATTGAACATGCGTTCAGTCGATGATCGAACAGCGATGGCCCGGATCCGCGACGCCGCGATCGAGCAGTACGGGCAATACGGATTCAGCGTGGGGCTGCGCACCATCGCCGAGGCCGCCGGCGTCAGTGCCGCCCTCGTGATCCACCACTTCGGTTCCAAGGAAGGCCTGCGCAAGGCCTGCGATGCCCATGTGGCCGAGGTGGTGCGCGAGGCCAAGACGGAGTCCCTGCGGAGCAGTGACCCGGCGACCTGGCTGGCCCAGATGTCCGAGATCGAGTCCTATGCGCCGCTGATGGCCTACCTGGTCCGCAGCATGCAGTCCGGCAGTGATCTGGCGAAGACGTTCTGGCGCACCATGGTCGACAACGCCGAGGAATACCTGGAAGAGGGTGTTCGCACCGGGGTACTCAAACCCAGCCGCGACCCGCGGGCCCGGGCGCGGTTCATGGCGATATGCAGCGGCGGCGGGTTCCTGCTGTACCTGCAGATGCATGACGACCCAACGGATCTGCGCCGGGTTCTGCGCGACTACGGCGAGGACCTGATGCTGCCCGCCCTTGAGCTCTACACCGAGGGCCTCATGACCGACTCGACGATGTACGACGCGTTCCTGCACCAACGCGAACAAGGCATTCCGTTCAGTTCCGATCCCACGACCGATACCAAGGAGCCAGCGTGAAGAACTCCGTCGAAATCCGCGGACTGTCAAAATCTTTCGGACACACCAAGGCGCTCGACGGGTTGAACCTGACCGTCTCCCCCGGCGACGTCACCGGCTTTCTCGGACCCAACGGCGCGGGCAAGTCCACCACGATCCGGGTGCTGCTGGGCCTGCTGCGCGCCGACGGGGGCACCGTGCGACTCCTGGGCGGCGACCCGTGGCGCGACGCGGTCGCCCTGCACCGCCGCATCGCCTACGTTCCAGGCGATGTCACGTTGTGGCCCAACCTGACCGGGATGCAGGCGATCGACTTCCTGTGCCGGCTGCGCGGCAACGGCGTCGACACCCGGCGCCGCGACGAACTGATCGAGCGGTTCGAACTGGACCCGCACAAGAAGGCCCGCACCTACTCCAAGGGCAACCGGCAAAAGGTCGCGATCGTCGCGGCGTTCAGTTGTCATTCCGAGCTCTATATTCTCGACGAGCCCACCTCGGGGCTCGATCCGTTGATGGAAAAGGCATTTCAGCAATGCGTCGCCGAGGTAGCCGGTCACGGCGCCGCAGTCCTGCTGTCCAGCCACATCCTGGCCGAAGTCGAGAAGCTCTGCGACAACGTGACGATCATCCGATCCGGACGCACGGTGCGGTCCGGGACCCTGGCCGAATTGCGGCACCTGATGCGCACCAAGGTCATCGCACGCACCCGCTCCGACGGCCGGGCACTGCAGAACACGCCCTACGTTCACGACTTCACCAGTCACGACGGGGCGGTGAGCTTCTCGGTGGACCGCAACGACCTCGAGTTCGCCCTCGAGCACCTCACCGATCTGGGCATCGCGGATCTCACGGTCGCGCCGGCCTCCCTGGAGGACATGTTCCTGCGCGAGTACCAGGGGGCGACCCGATGACGGCAACCGCTGCGGCCCGGCCGTCGGCCCCGCCACGCACGGCCACCTCACCGTTCACCGGTACCGCGACGCTGTTGCGGCTGGCACTGCGCCGTGACCGGGTACGCCTCAGCGTGTGGCTGGGCGTACTGACGCTGATGATGGTGTACGCCCCCAACGCAATTCGGTTGGCCTACCCGGGTGAGGAGCAGAGACTGGCCAGGGTCAACCTGCTCAAGACGCCGGCCGGGATGATGCTCGGCGGCCCCATGTTCGGCGCCAATGAGACCGACCTCGGCGTGATGATGGCCAACGAGCTGACGCTCACGCTGACCATCGCGACCTCGATCCTGGCGATTCTCACCGTGATTCGTCATACCCGGGCCGAGGAGGAGAACGGCAGTGCCGAACTGGTGCTCTCCTCGGTGGTGGGTCGCTACGCCCGGACCGCCGCGGCCCTGATCCTGGTCGGCGGTCTCAACGCCGTTCTCGCGCTCACCATGACCTTGGCCATGGCCTCCACGGGCTTCGCAATCGTCGACACCGCTGCGATGTGCCTGGGCATCACCGGGGTGGCCATGGTCTTCGGTGCCGTCGCCGCGGTGACCGCACAGCTCTGGCGGCAGGCCCGCACGGCGTCGGGCGCGGCGATGGCGACGCTGGCTCTGGCCGCACTGGTCCGCGGGGCCGGTGACGTGATCGACAACTCGGGCAGCGTCCTGAGCTGGTTCTCCCCGATCGCCTGGGCACAGCAGATGCGGCCGTTCACCGACCTGCGCTGGTGGCCGTTCGGTTTGTTGGTCGTCCTGGCCGTCGCGTTGATGGCCGTGGCCGCGGTGCTGGAGCGTCGTCGCCAATACGACGCGGGCACCATCGCATCCGCGGGCGAGAAGCCCGACGCCCCCACCATCACCGGCCCGCTGCGGCTGCACCTCACGCTGCAACGGGGCCAGACGATCGGCTGGGCGGTCGGATTGTTCATGGCCGGGCTGGTATTCGGCTCTATGACGAAGGCGCTGCTGGACGCGGCCAAGACCAACGAGTTGATCGCCCGGCTGCTCTCCACGACCGGCAACGACGGCATCTACACGACCATGACCCAGTTCCTCGCCGCAGCTGCCACCGCCTACGTCGCATCGGCTGTGCTGCGGGTGTACACCGACGAGCAGAACGGGCTGGGCGAGCCGGTGCTGGCCGGGGCGGTGTCGCGCCGGCGCTGGCTGTTGGGCGCGGTCGCCTGCGCGCTGGCGGGAGCGGCGGTCCTGATGTTCTGCGCCGGGCTGGGCAACGGACTGGGCGCCGGACTGACGTTGGGAGAGCCGGGTACGGTCGCTCGCCTCACCCTGGCCGCGCTCGCCTATCTGCCCGCGCTCGCCGTGGTGGCCGCGATCGCGGCGCTGGCCGTGGCGCTGCGTGCGCCGTGGATCGCCTGGCTGGCAGTCACATTCGTGATCACCGCGTTGTACCTCGGAGCGCTGCTGCGCCTGCCGCGCTGGCTGATCGAGCTGTCCCCGGTGGGCCAGACCACCGTGCCGAGCCAGTTCCCCGCCATGGCGCTGGTGGTGATGCTCATCGCCGCAACGGCTTTGGCGGCCGTTGCGGGCTGGATCTATCGCAACCGCGACGCGGTGTGAACCCGAACAGGAGTCAGACGATGAAACTCGCACTTCAGACAATCGCATCGGGCGTGCTCGGCCTGGTGTTCTTCGCCGCCACGCTGTTCTGGCCGGCAGGCACGTTCCACTACTGGCAGGCCTGGGTTTTCATCGCCGTGTTCATGGCCACCACCGTGGTGCCGAGCATGTACCTGGCGGTCAGGGACCCCGCGGCCCTGCAACGGCGCCTGCACGGTGGGCCGACCGCGGAAACGCGCATCGTCCAGAAGATCGTCATCTGGGCGGTCACGGGCTCGGCCGTCGCGGCGTTCGTCCTCAGCGCCCTCGATCACCGGTTCGGCTGGTCCAGCGTGCCGACCGCGGTGGTCGTCCTCGGCAACGTCCTGGTCGCGGTCGGCCTCATCCTGGCGCAGACGGTGGTCTTCCAGAACAGCTTCGCCGGCGCCAGCATTCAGGTAGAGGACGAACAGCAACTCGTCTCGACGGGTCTCTACGGGCTGGTGCGTCACCCGATGTACTTCGGCGCGGTGTTGATGATGTTCGGCACACCGCTGGCGCTGGGGTCCTACTGGGCTCTGCTCGTGTCCATCGTCTCGATACCGGTGTTCGGGATACGGATCACCGACGAGGAGAAGATGCTGCGCGCCGAACTCGACGGCTACGACGAGTACGCCCAGAAGGTCCGCTACCGGCTGTTGCCCTACCTGTGGTGAGAGCAGCGATATGAAGGTCGGTCCGCAAGCCGTCGTGTCCTCCGTCATCGGCCTCGCGGTATTCGTGGCCCTGGTGTTCGCGCCGGCCGGGACGTTCGGCTACTGGCGGGGCTGGGCGTTCATCGCCGTGTTCTCCGCCTTCTCGTTGTTGCCGAGCATCTACCTCGCGCTGCACGATCCGGCGGCACTACGGCGCCGGATGCAGGCCGGGCCGACTGCCGAGACCCGG includes these proteins:
- a CDS encoding methyltransferase family protein — protein: MKLALQTIASGVLGLVFFAATLFWPAGTFHYWQAWVFIAVFMATTVVPSMYLAVRDPAALQRRLHGGPTAETRIVQKIVIWAVTGSAVAAFVLSALDHRFGWSSVPTAVVVLGNVLVAVGLILAQTVVFQNSFAGASIQVEDEQQLVSTGLYGLVRHPMYFGAVLMMFGTPLALGSYWALLVSIVSIPVFGIRITDEEKMLRAELDGYDEYAQKVRYRLLPYLW
- a CDS encoding O-methyltransferase, which gives rise to MVSSNPGRAEAIVTHAERSISEDEIVAAARERAEELGAGAVTPAVGALLSVLARLTGGRAVVEVGTGAGVSGLWLLSGMSDDGVLTTIDVEPEHQRIAKQGFTEAGVGPGRTRLISGRAQEVLTRLADASYDLVFIDAEPIDQPQFVAEGVRLLRSGGAIVLHRAALGGRAGDASANDAEVSAVREAARLIAEDERLTPVLIPLGDGLLAAARD
- the sigE gene encoding RNA polymerase sigma factor SigE; the encoded protein is MSEICDQEDPTSANAVTSNPAAQAAPVTMAHLEQFTTGEWVEPSDELTGTAVFDATGDQAAMPSWDELVRQHADRVYRLAYRLSGNQHDAEDLTQETFIRVFRSVQNYQPGTFEGWLHRITTNLFLDMVRRRGRIRMEALPEDYDRVPADDPNPEQIYHDSRLGADLQAALDSLAPEFRAAVVLCDIEGLSYEEIGATLGVKLGTVRSRIHRGRQALREYLAKNSPETAKSA
- a CDS encoding ABC transporter ATP-binding protein, whose product is MKNSVEIRGLSKSFGHTKALDGLNLTVSPGDVTGFLGPNGAGKSTTIRVLLGLLRADGGTVRLLGGDPWRDAVALHRRIAYVPGDVTLWPNLTGMQAIDFLCRLRGNGVDTRRRDELIERFELDPHKKARTYSKGNRQKVAIVAAFSCHSELYILDEPTSGLDPLMEKAFQQCVAEVAGHGAAVLLSSHILAEVEKLCDNVTIIRSGRTVRSGTLAELRHLMRTKVIARTRSDGRALQNTPYVHDFTSHDGAVSFSVDRNDLEFALEHLTDLGIADLTVAPASLEDMFLREYQGATR
- a CDS encoding ABC transporter permease encodes the protein MTATAAARPSAPPRTATSPFTGTATLLRLALRRDRVRLSVWLGVLTLMMVYAPNAIRLAYPGEEQRLARVNLLKTPAGMMLGGPMFGANETDLGVMMANELTLTLTIATSILAILTVIRHTRAEEENGSAELVLSSVVGRYARTAAALILVGGLNAVLALTMTLAMASTGFAIVDTAAMCLGITGVAMVFGAVAAVTAQLWRQARTASGAAMATLALAALVRGAGDVIDNSGSVLSWFSPIAWAQQMRPFTDLRWWPFGLLVVLAVALMAVAAVLERRRQYDAGTIASAGEKPDAPTITGPLRLHLTLQRGQTIGWAVGLFMAGLVFGSMTKALLDAAKTNELIARLLSTTGNDGIYTTMTQFLAAAATAYVASAVLRVYTDEQNGLGEPVLAGAVSRRRWLLGAVACALAGAAVLMFCAGLGNGLGAGLTLGEPGTVARLTLAALAYLPALAVVAAIAALAVALRAPWIAWLAVTFVITALYLGALLRLPRWLIELSPVGQTTVPSQFPAMALVVMLIAATALAAVAGWIYRNRDAV
- a CDS encoding TetR/AcrR family transcriptional regulator → MRSVDDRTAMARIRDAAIEQYGQYGFSVGLRTIAEAAGVSAALVIHHFGSKEGLRKACDAHVAEVVREAKTESLRSSDPATWLAQMSEIESYAPLMAYLVRSMQSGSDLAKTFWRTMVDNAEEYLEEGVRTGVLKPSRDPRARARFMAICSGGGFLLYLQMHDDPTDLRRVLRDYGEDLMLPALELYTEGLMTDSTMYDAFLHQREQGIPFSSDPTTDTKEPA